A stretch of Candidatus Neomarinimicrobiota bacterium DNA encodes these proteins:
- a CDS encoding NTP transferase domain-containing protein yields MHDTLIILAGGLSSRMKTSDASGKLTESEIEQANVRDKGIIQVGKKQRPFLDYLLYNAQNAGYTRIIIVTGEEYSLFRKFYGPADSGNDFHGLNISYSIQRIAVGREKPSGTADALLSALESYPYLKETEFSMCNSDNLYSEKALKLVLTESSPNAFIAYDAEALDLPAERISKFAVIIVNEAGYLTDILEKPVNADLKKFRNSNSKIRVSMNLFKFSGALIYTYLLNCPVNEIRGEKEIQTAILNMLSDFPETMISIPLAEFIPDLTYKDDINDVGAFLDDMYPVLEWSC; encoded by the coding sequence ATGCATGATACACTAATTATTCTTGCAGGCGGACTTTCCTCAAGAATGAAAACTTCAGACGCATCCGGGAAATTGACTGAAAGCGAAATCGAGCAGGCGAACGTAAGGGACAAAGGCATTATACAAGTTGGGAAGAAACAGAGACCTTTTCTCGATTATCTCCTATATAACGCCCAGAACGCAGGTTACACAAGGATTATTATTGTTACCGGGGAAGAATACAGTCTATTCAGAAAATTTTATGGTCCTGCTGATTCAGGAAATGATTTTCATGGCCTTAATATATCGTATTCAATTCAGAGAATTGCGGTCGGCAGAGAAAAGCCGTCCGGAACAGCTGATGCGTTGCTTTCGGCGCTCGAATCATATCCGTATCTAAAGGAAACGGAGTTTTCCATGTGCAACAGTGACAATTTATATTCCGAGAAAGCGCTCAAACTGGTTTTAACGGAGAGTAGCCCGAACGCTTTTATCGCATACGATGCCGAAGCGCTTGATCTTCCTGCAGAGAGAATATCAAAATTTGCTGTCATCATTGTAAACGAAGCCGGCTACTTGACAGACATTCTCGAGAAACCGGTTAATGCCGATCTAAAGAAATTTAGGAACTCCAACTCAAAAATCCGTGTTAGTATGAATCTCTTTAAATTTAGCGGTGCTTTGATCTACACATATTTGCTTAATTGTCCGGTTAACGAAATAAGAGGGGAGAAAGAGATTCAAACAGCAATACTCAACATGCTAAGCGATTTTCCGGAAACTATGATTTCTATCCCGCTCGCTGAATTCATTCCGGATCTGACTTATAAAGATGATATAAACGATGTAGGTGCGTTTCTCGATGATATGTATCCAGTGCTCGAATGGTCATGCTGA